From one Ooceraea biroi isolate clonal line C1 chromosome 7, Obir_v5.4, whole genome shotgun sequence genomic stretch:
- the LOC105277531 gene encoding fatty acyl-CoA reductase 1-like: MKEDTTNMFIPDFYVGRNIFITGANGYLGKALIEKLLRSCPKVGKIYMLMRPKKGLDVNERLKKIVENKLFDTLRNEQPSCFDKLIPIVGDIHAENLGLRPIDRQILIEKVTIIVNIAANVRFDITLKNAILSNTRSARDICILAQNMKNLAALVHISSTFTQTDKPVVNEELYPYGVDWKKMIKVAESVDDDILTTFTAKCVGSFPNTYVFSKRLAEEVINDYSKSLPCVMIRPSIVLPTMDEPVKGWIDNFNGPMTLYMAGGKGIVQVTYCNSDNDCQYVPVDVFVKAVIIVTCIRGTKSVIEDDTFHIYNCSDLTHVSIKKFADISARLLEQIPFEKMIWMPSNSTTSNYLKYYILIILLHIMPALFIDGILKLLNINPMLLKLQRKIYMATTVLAFFVLKKWQFRNEKLMKVFNSLSEDNWKIFGFDKTSFLTHDYAKNAILGTKQFLLNEDIMNLVAVKRHYNRMKWLDRIVRTLFVLIVLWILYRKNTLFYIIGAFFPLSV; this comes from the exons ATGAAAGAAGATACGACAAATATGTTCATACCGGATTTTTATGTCGgtcgtaatatatttattactggCGCGAACGGCTATTTAGGCAAAGCGTTAATTGAAAAGTTATTACGATCTTGTCCCAAAGTCGGCAAAATATATATGCTGATGCGACCAAAGAAAGGATTAGATGTCAACGAAAGACTGAAGAAGATAGTGGAAAACAAG CTATTTGATACACTGCGAAATGAGCAACCATCGTGTTTCGATAAGCTCATTCCCATAGTTGGAGACATACATGCTGAAAATTTGGGATTACGACCTATCGACAGACAGATACTAATTGAGAAAGTGACCATAATAGTGAACATTGCCGCGAATGTGAGATTTGATAtaactttgaaaaatgcgATTTTGAGCAACACGAGATCGGCGCGggatatttgtattttagCTCAGAATATGAAGAATCTAGCG GCTTTGGTACACATTAGCTCAACCTTCACTCAGACCGATAAACCCGTGGTCAACGAGGAACTGTATCCCTACGGTGTCGACTGGAAGAAGATGATTAAAGTCGCCGAGTCTGTCGATGATGATATCCTGACTACATTTACAGCAAA ATGCGTGGGATCGTTTCCAAACACTTACGTATTCTCGAAGAGATTGGCGGAAGAAGTGATAAATGACTATTCCAAATCATTGCCCTGTGTGATGATTAGACCGTCTATAG TCCTACCGACGATGGATGAACCGGTAAAGGGTTGgattgataattttaatggACCAATGACATTATACATGGCTGGTGGCAAAGGAATAGTGCAGGTGACGTACTGCAATTCTGATAACGATTGCCAATATGTACCAGTAGATGTATTCGTCAAGGCTGTAATAATTGTAACGTGCATACGTGGAACCAAAAG CGTTATCGAGGACGatacatttcatatttataattgctCGGACTTGACTCACGTATCTATAAAGAAATTTGCTGACATATCTGCGAGACTTCTAGAGCAGATTCCCTTCGAAAAAATGATAtggatgccatcaaacagtaCTACAtcgaattatttgaaatattatatacttataatacTGCTGCATATTATGCCGGCTCTGTTCATAGATGGAATCTTGAAACTGCTCAATATAAACCCGAT GCTGCTAAAATTGCAAAGAAAAATCTATATGGCTACCACTGTTCTAGCGTTCTTTGTGCTAAAGAAATGGCAGTTTCGTAATGAAAAACTGATGAAGGTGTTTAATAGCCTTAGTGAGgataattggaaaattttcggATTTGACAAAACTTCTTTTTTGACACATGATTATGCTAA AAATGCCATACTCGGAACGAAACAGTTCTTACTAAACGAAGACATCATGAATCTAGTCGCGGTAAAACGTCATTACAACAG GATGAAATGGCTTGACAGAATAGTTCGGACATTGTTTGTTCTTATCGTACTGTGGATACTTTATCGCAAGAATACgctattttacattatagGAGCATTTTTTCCCCTTTCTGTTTAA